The following coding sequences lie in one Plasmodium sp. gorilla clade G2 genome assembly, chromosome: 11 genomic window:
- a CDS encoding tudor staphylococcal nuclease gives MERLNGIVKQVISADTYVLIGAKKGGVSQERQINLACLQCPRLFMKSQNTEKAEDPLAWESREFIRKLIIGKNVSFCLEYTYNNRQFCSVFYEEQNLAILLLEKGYATLVSNKNVKSNVYADLEPYYVQAKERQVGIFGSNIKSYVRNIVYCYNDKNENKKVYDLFVNKRLKCVVEHIRDGANFRVYAEEEAINEKREVLDTNNNNNNNINNINNNNSSGDKNKKNKKNQNNSNNNNDNKTELNGMVEEDTGNSKKKNKNKNKKKTNQDENTESNLNTNEKYLTMYYFSFSLCGIIVDMFKKEMVDNEETVKEELYAMETKRFVESRLLNRDIEIEIKHIDNNFNLYANIYYKLGNICTLLLKSGYAYINEYTIKFVPNPIEYKKALDEAIQLRKKKWINYTEKEIDYEKEYFSTVIEVLYGDVIIIDYKNEERRLYLASVKCEKHNNTDIKLNTLCLMAKDCLKSQIAGEQIKIITEYVKTPQSNSDGYIPQCSDDKGRMHFVSIYKIQKKKKNNQNKNHVNDDVYDGFTSKWNEKKNTKGNSKTSLTHNNNNNNSGSGTSKLNNNSKKKNMKKNSKKMNTTEDDNEAGLYNNDSDDEEEEYINLNEELVAKGLAKVLNHRQDDDKASNYFRLQELEKEAEEKKLGRFNPHLEIIKINNISGNENALRARSFENTLNKYNNLNAYVDFIYGANKYKLYIPSQNLLINFILLGITVEKINLKDLNNMELKIKNKNNINGLENNEKNNLLNGDADLIKNTNKKEKLEYKEIAVQAYKYTRKMLMQRMVQISIITCDKGGNFIGLLKYQNKDFSMHLLSLGYGVLNEIGLNNTSERNNFVKAAEEAKIQKKNIWSLEKSEYTDNLLKTESDLTAYDNIYYCSHVEDINNISLQLKNRKEELLTLQRELNKKANLESSNLNEINKNTLVLAKYSDNCYYRAIVLQVNKNKKKVLVKYIDFGNEYELDFVDIKKLNEQFNLKNYAPFSFKVSLAGLKIPSENKADLIVYIKKFLLDKFLYVKFEKKEANLFHVVFYDYEQFNTNKNIKSVNEEIVYNGVCYVDNSSDTKIFEKLKKEEVLAKKSKHVIWSYGDIDYDDEN, from the exons atggaaAGATTGAACGGTATTGTGAAACAAGTAATATCCGCAGATACCTATGTTTTAATAGGTGCCAAAAaag gcGGAGTATCACAGGAAAGGCAAATAAATTTGGCTTGCTTACAATGCCCAAGATTATTTATGAAGAGCCAAAATACTGAAAAGGCTGAAGATCCATTAGCTTGGGAAAGTAGAGAATTTATAAGAAAATTGATTATAGGAAAAAATGTTAGTTTTTGTCTTGAATATACTTATAATAATCGACAGTTTTGTAGTGTATTTTATGAAGAACAGAATCTAGCTATTTTATTATTGGAAAAAGGTTATGCTACTTTAgtatcaaataaaaatgtaaagagCAATGTATATGCTGATTTAGAACCTTATTATGTACAGGCAAAAGAAAGACAAGTTGGTATTTTTGGTAGTAATATTAAATCATATGTTCGAAACATTGTATACTGTTATAATGAtaagaatgaaaataaaaaggtttatgatttatttgttaataaAAGATTAAAGTGTGTTGTTGAGCATATAAGAGATGGAGCCAATTTTCGTGTATATGCAGAAGAAGAGGCCATAAACGAAAAAAGAGAAGTTCTAGATactaataacaacaataataataatattaataatattaataataataatagtagtggtgataagaataaaaaaaataaaaaaaaccaaaataacagtaataataataatgataataaaacagAATTAAATGGAATGGTTGAAGAAGATACAGGaaattctaaaaaaaaaaataagaataaaaataagaaaaaaacaaaccaAGATGAAAACACTGAATCTAATTtaaatacaaatgaaaaatatttaaccatgtattatttttctttttcattgtGTGGTATTATTGTagatatgtttaaaaaagaaatggtAGATAATGAAGAGACTGTGAAGGAAGAATTATATGCAATGGAAACAAAAAGGTTTGTAGAATCACGTTTATTAAATAGAGATATAGAGATagaaataaaacatattgataataattttaatttatatgcaaatatttattataagttAGGAAATATTTGtactttattattaaaaagtgGATATGCATATATTAATGAGTATACTATAAAATTTGTACCAAATCCtatagaatataaaaaagctTTAGATGAAGCTATACAATTAAGGAAGAAAAAATGGATTAATTACACTGAAAAAGAAATTGATtatgaaaaagaatatttctCAACGGTTATAGAGGTTTTATATGGagatgttattattatagattataaaaatgaagaaaggAGATTATATTTAGCATCAGTAAAATGTGAGaaacataataatacagatattaaattaaatacatTATGCTTAATGGCCAAAGATTGTTTAAAGTCACAAATAGCAGgagaacaaataaaaattataactgAATATGTTAAAACACCACAGAGTAATAGTGATGGTTATATTCCACAATGCTCAGATGATAAAGGAAGAATGCATTTtgtaagtatatataaaatacaaaagaaaaaaaaaaataaccaaaataaaaatcatgtAAATGATGATGTATATGATGGGTTCACAAGTAAATggaacgaaaaaaaaaacacaaaagGAAATAGTAAAACATCATTaacacataataataataataataatagtggtAGTGGTACATCCAAATTAAACAACAActcaaagaaaaaaaatatgaaaaaaaattctaaAAAGATGAATACAACAGAAGATGATAATGAAGCGGgactatataataatgattcagatgatgaagaagaagaatatattaatttaaacgAAGAATTAGTTGCTAAGGGACTAGCGAAAGTATTAAATCACAGACAAGACGATGATAAGGCTAGTAATTATTTCAGATTACAAGAATTAGAAAAAGAGGCcgaagaaaagaaattagGAAGATTTAATCCTCATTTAgaaattatcaaaattaataatattagtgGAAATGAAAATGCTTTAAGAGCCAGATCATTTGAAAAtactttaaataaatataataacttaAATGCTTATGTTGATTTTATTTATGGTGctaacaaatataaattatatatccCATCACAAAatctattaataaattttatattactagGAATCACTGTagagaaaataaatttaaaagatttaAACAATAtggaattaaaaataaagaataaaaataatataaatggattggaaaataatgaaaaaaataatttattgaaTGGGGATGCTgatttgataaaaaatactaataaaaaagagaaattagaatataaagaaatagcAGTTCaagcatataaatatacaagaaAGATGTTAATGCAAAGGATGGTGCAAATATCTATTATTACATGTGATAAAGGTGGGAATTTTATAggtttattaaaatatcagAATAAAGATTTCTCCATGCATTTACTTTCATTAGGTTATGGTGTATTAAATGAAATCGGTTTAAATAATACAAGtgaaagaaataattttgtaaaaGCAGCTGAAGAAGCTAAAattcaaaagaaaaatatatggtCTTTAGAAAAATCAGAGTATAcagataatttattaaaaacagAGAGTGATTTAACagcatatgataatatatattattgttcacATGTAGAAgacattaataatatttctcttcaattaaaaaatagaaaagaagaattattaacattacaaagagaattaaataaaaaagcaaATTTAGAATCATCAAAtctaaatgaaataaataaaaatacattagTACTAGCCAAATATAGTGATAATTGTTATTATAGAGCAATAGTATTAcaagtaaataaaaataaaaaaaaagtacttgtaaaatatattgattttGGTAATGAATATGAATTAGATTTTGTTGatatcaaaaaattaaatgaacaatttaatttaaaaaattatgcaCCTTTCTCATTCAAAGTTTCTTTAGCAGGTTTAAAAATACCTAGTGAAAATAAAGCAGatttaattgtatatataaaaaaatttttactTGATAAATTCTTATATGtcaaatttgaaaaaaaagaagctAATTTATTTCATGTCGTATTCTATGATTATGAACaatttaatacaaataaaaatatcaaaagtgtaaatgaagaaattgTATATAACGGTGTATGTTATGTTGATAATAGTAGTGATACAAAgatatttgaaaaattaaagaagGAAGAAGTATTAGcaaaaaaaagtaaacaTGTTATATGGTCTTATGGAGATATAGACTACGACGATGAAAATTGA
- a CDS encoding 3-oxo-5-alpha-steroid 4-dehydrogenase, putative: MKVILKKRNGKYIDCFDLSPSTTVDQFKEIYYKKYHYYPERQKWNLDSAAGKTLISGTLNENGIKDSDILIFKDLGVQISWRLVYVIEYLGPIIIFPFFYFCDKYVYSHTNKNKHIIQIFSLWFLLFHFIKREFESLFIHRFSNATMPIIRVPINCGHYWILCGVSIGYYLFHPLYKPYDIESKPYCVYGLFFVLLILEFLNLKCHLILRNLRPRGTKNRGIPHGYGFNHISCANYFYESLIWIIFSLITNTLTGYVFSFVATTQMTIWALKKHKNYKREFPNYPRNRKAIFPYIL; the protein is encoded by the exons atgaaagttatattaaaaaagagaaatggaaaatatatagacTGTTTTGATTTGAGTCCTTCAACAACTGTTGATCAATTTAAAGAaatttattacaaaaaat atCATTATTATCCAGAAAGGCAAAAATGGAATTTAGATTCag CCGCTGGAAAAACATTAATAAGTGGaacattaaatgaaaatggaATAAAAGACAgtgatatattaatatttaaagatttag gGGTACAAATATCGTGGCGACTTGTTTATGTTATAGAATATTTGGGAccaattattattttcccctttttttatttttgtgatAAATATGTGTATTCACATACAAATAAGAATAAGCATATTATAcaaat ATTTTCCCTGtggtttttattatttcattttataaaaagagaGTTTGaatctttatttattcatcGGTTTAGTAATGCTACAATGCCAATAATTAGGGTTCCCATAAATTGTGGTCATTATTG gatATTATGTGGTGTTAGCATTGGATACTATTTATTTCATCCATTATATAAGCCGTATGATATTGAATCCAAACCATATTGTGTGTACGGccttttttttgtgttatta ATTTTAGAATTCCTGAATTTAAAATGCCACTTGATATTAAGAAATTTAAGACCAAGAG GTACGAAAAATAGAGGGATACCTCATGGTTATGGCTTTAATCATATATCATGTgccaattatttttatgaatcaTTAATATggattatattttcattgaTTACAAATACATTGACAG gTTATGTTTTTAGCTTTGTTGCTACCACACAAATGACCATATGGGCTCTTAAGAAAcacaaaaattataaaagagAATTTCCTAACTACCCaag GAATAGGAAGGCAATATTTCCATATATCTTATGA